The following coding sequences lie in one uncultured Mailhella sp. genomic window:
- the upp gene encoding uracil phosphoribosyltransferase, translating to MALHIVDHPLIRHKLGLLRKESTSTSEFRMLSKEVARLLTYEATKNLPTEKKTVKGWAGQVEVDYLAGKMITIVPILRAGLGLMDGVLDMVPGAKISVLGMYRNEETLEPVEYYKKLARRIDQRVAIILDPMLATGGSLIAAIDVLKKEGCKHICSLNLVAAPEGVKAVLDKHPDVEIYAAALDDHLNENGYIIPGLGDAGDRIFGTK from the coding sequence ATGGCTCTTCATATCGTCGATCATCCTCTCATCCGGCACAAGCTCGGTCTGCTCCGCAAGGAAAGCACGTCCACCAGCGAATTCCGCATGCTCTCCAAGGAAGTGGCCCGCCTTCTCACCTATGAGGCCACGAAAAACCTCCCCACGGAAAAGAAGACGGTCAAAGGCTGGGCCGGACAGGTGGAAGTCGATTACCTCGCCGGCAAGATGATCACCATCGTGCCCATTCTCCGCGCAGGACTCGGCCTCATGGACGGCGTGCTCGACATGGTTCCCGGCGCGAAGATCAGCGTGCTCGGTATGTACCGCAACGAAGAAACCCTGGAACCCGTGGAATACTACAAGAAGCTGGCCCGTCGCATCGATCAGCGCGTGGCCATCATTCTTGATCCCATGCTGGCCACCGGCGGCTCGCTCATCGCCGCCATCGACGTGCTCAAGAAGGAAGGCTGCAAGCATATCTGTTCCCTCAACCTCGTGGCCGCTCCCGAAGGCGTGAAGGCCGTGCTCGACAAGCATCCCGACGTGGAAATCTACGCCGCCGCCCTCGACGATCACCTCAACGAAAACGGCTACATCATTCCCGGTCTCGGCGACGCCGGCGACCGCATCTTCGGCACCAAGTAG
- the dsrP gene encoding sulfate reduction electron transfer complex DsrMKJOP subunit DsrP, whose translation MVEKVLKGSPKYYLWILFLLAIIGYAFIVYVFQLIYGLQMTGLTRNTSWGFYIAQFTYLVGVAAAAVMLVLPATFHHYHPYHRVIVFAEFLAIGAVIMCMLFIVVDMGQPQRVLNIILHPTPNSVMFWDATVLCGYLLLNAVIGWTSLEHESRHVPVPRWVKVLVVVSIFWAFSIHTVTAFLYAGLPGRHYWLSAIMAARFLASAFCAGPSILLLALLLLKRLTGFNPGKDVVKSLSLTIAYAMGLNMFFYVLELFTAFYSGIPGHQHPITFIFNGHEGLNVWLNGWMWVAVVLAFVSIFLLAIPKFRNNMKILPWALVMLVIASWIDKGLGLLIGGFAPTPYETYEVYTPTFWEVSIGLGIFAVGALVVTLLWKIAIEMKREGGEPFELAE comes from the coding sequence ATGGTTGAAAAAGTTCTCAAGGGTTCTCCCAAGTATTATCTGTGGATTCTCTTCCTGCTGGCCATCATAGGCTATGCCTTCATCGTCTATGTGTTCCAGCTCATCTACGGTCTGCAGATGACCGGTCTTACCCGCAACACCTCGTGGGGCTTCTACATCGCCCAGTTCACCTATCTGGTGGGCGTGGCCGCCGCGGCCGTGATGCTGGTTCTGCCCGCCACCTTCCATCACTATCATCCCTATCACCGCGTGATCGTGTTCGCAGAATTCCTCGCCATCGGCGCGGTCATCATGTGCATGCTCTTCATCGTGGTGGATATGGGCCAGCCGCAGCGCGTGCTGAACATCATTCTGCATCCCACGCCGAACTCGGTCATGTTCTGGGACGCCACGGTGCTTTGCGGCTACCTGCTGCTCAACGCCGTCATCGGCTGGACCTCCCTCGAACATGAAAGTCGTCACGTGCCCGTGCCCCGCTGGGTCAAGGTGCTCGTGGTCGTGTCCATCTTCTGGGCCTTCTCCATCCACACCGTGACCGCCTTCCTGTACGCAGGTCTGCCCGGACGCCACTACTGGCTCTCCGCCATCATGGCCGCCCGCTTCCTGGCTTCCGCGTTCTGCGCCGGTCCTTCCATCCTGCTGCTCGCCCTGCTGCTCCTGAAGCGCCTCACCGGCTTCAATCCCGGCAAGGACGTGGTGAAGTCCCTGTCCCTCACCATCGCCTACGCCATGGGCCTGAACATGTTCTTCTACGTGCTCGAACTGTTCACCGCCTTCTACAGCGGCATTCCCGGCCATCAGCACCCCATCACCTTCATCTTCAACGGTCATGAAGGCCTCAACGTGTGGCTCAACGGCTGGATGTGGGTGGCCGTGGTGCTCGCCTTCGTGAGCATCTTCCTGCTGGCCATTCCCAAGTTCCGCAACAACATGAAGATTCTGCCCTGGGCGCTCGTGATGCTCGTCATCGCCTCCTGGATCGACAAGGGCCTCGGCCTGCTCATCGGCGGCTTTGCCCCCACCCCCTACGAGACCTATGAAGTCTACACCCCCACCTTCTGGGAAGTCTCCATCGGCCTCGGCATCTTCGCCGTGGGAGCCCTCGTGGTCACCCTGCTGTGGAAGATCGCCATTGAAATGAAGCGCGAAGGCGGCGAGCCCTTCGAACTCGCCGAATAA
- a CDS encoding glycosyltransferase family 9 protein — translation MARYSSKISNKHMVAVRFSSLGDVALTTGVLLDWHEKHGTMFTVITKEAFEPLFDHNPAVLNVIGFDDNDLHGQTQAVIFRGIMEKYRDSPLLDLHRNLRSAMLARIWRDAIICYNKMALARRIFLWSKGRFFGEELRRYSVPQRYAIGLYDKENVPSAAELRPRVFLTQDEITHAEELLAPLQAEGAPIVALHPFATHEAKTWPMETWLRFAALLRNEGISYFWVGQGDDMPEEEHPRSFINKTGLRELCALTSVADVLVTGDSGPMHLATAVGTPALAMFGPTCKEWGFFPSGEHDRVVQLDMPCRPCSLHGSGTCPRGNACITGIEPERMLEELKTMLA, via the coding sequence ATGGCACGTTATTCTTCCAAAATAAGCAACAAGCACATGGTGGCCGTGCGCTTCAGCTCCCTGGGCGACGTGGCGCTCACCACGGGCGTTCTTCTCGACTGGCACGAAAAGCACGGAACCATGTTCACCGTCATCACCAAAGAAGCCTTCGAGCCGCTGTTCGATCACAATCCCGCCGTGCTCAACGTCATCGGCTTTGACGACAACGATCTGCACGGGCAGACGCAGGCCGTCATCTTCCGCGGCATCATGGAAAAATATCGCGATTCCCCGCTGCTTGACCTGCATCGCAATCTGCGTTCCGCCATGCTGGCGCGCATCTGGCGCGACGCCATCATCTGCTACAACAAAATGGCGCTGGCCCGCCGCATCTTTCTGTGGAGCAAGGGGCGCTTCTTCGGCGAAGAGCTGCGCCGCTACAGCGTTCCCCAGCGCTACGCCATCGGCCTGTACGACAAGGAGAACGTGCCCTCCGCCGCGGAACTCCGCCCCCGCGTCTTTCTTACGCAGGACGAAATCACCCATGCGGAAGAACTGCTTGCCCCCCTTCAGGCCGAAGGCGCGCCCATCGTGGCGCTGCACCCCTTTGCCACCCACGAGGCCAAAACCTGGCCCATGGAAACCTGGCTGCGCTTTGCCGCGCTGCTCCGCAACGAGGGCATCAGCTACTTCTGGGTGGGCCAGGGCGACGACATGCCCGAAGAGGAACACCCCCGCAGCTTCATCAACAAGACCGGCCTGCGCGAACTGTGCGCCCTGACCTCCGTTGCCGACGTGCTCGTGACCGGCGATTCCGGCCCCATGCACCTCGCCACCGCCGTGGGCACGCCCGCGCTTGCCATGTTCGGCCCCACCTGCAAGGAATGGGGCTTCTTCCCTTCCGGCGAGCACGACCGCGTGGTGCAGCTCGACATGCCGTGCCGCCCCTGCTCGCTGCACGGCTCCGGCACCTGCCCCAGGGGCAACGCCTGCATCACGGGCATTGAACCGGAACGCATGCTCGAAGAACTGAAAACCATGCTCGCCTGA
- a CDS encoding hydrogenase small subunit, giving the protein MQISIGLGKEGAEERLEKRGVSRREFLKFCSTVAVAMGLGPAFAPTMAKALTSAARPAVIYLHDAECTGCTEALLRSSKPFIDELILDTISLDYQETIMAAAGEAAEDALHLAMKNPNGYVCVVEGAIPTAMDGLYGTIGGKTMYAINKEVLPGAKAVISYGTCACFGGIPSAAPNPSGCKGVNDCFADLGIKAVNVPGCPPNPLNLIGTIAAVLSGVKLELDALNRPLAFYGHTVHELCERLPHFEAGEFAPSFDSEEARKGWCLYKLGCKGPVTYNNCPKALFNDVNWPVAAGHPCIGCSEPNFWDKLTPFYEN; this is encoded by the coding sequence ATGCAAATCTCCATTGGTCTGGGGAAAGAAGGCGCGGAAGAACGCCTTGAAAAACGGGGCGTGTCGCGCCGCGAGTTTCTGAAATTCTGTTCCACTGTGGCTGTGGCCATGGGTCTGGGTCCCGCGTTTGCGCCCACCATGGCAAAGGCTCTCACGTCTGCCGCGCGTCCTGCCGTCATCTACCTGCACGACGCGGAATGCACCGGATGCACGGAAGCGCTGCTGCGTTCGAGCAAGCCGTTCATTGACGAGCTCATTCTCGACACCATTTCCCTCGACTATCAGGAAACCATCATGGCCGCCGCCGGCGAAGCCGCGGAAGACGCTCTGCACCTGGCCATGAAGAATCCCAACGGCTACGTGTGCGTCGTGGAAGGCGCCATTCCCACCGCCATGGACGGCCTCTACGGCACCATCGGCGGCAAGACCATGTACGCCATCAACAAGGAAGTGCTGCCCGGCGCCAAGGCCGTCATTTCCTACGGCACCTGCGCCTGCTTCGGCGGCATTCCTTCCGCCGCGCCCAATCCTTCCGGCTGCAAGGGCGTGAACGACTGCTTCGCCGATCTCGGCATCAAGGCCGTCAACGTTCCCGGCTGCCCGCCCAATCCCCTGAATCTCATCGGCACCATCGCCGCCGTGCTCTCCGGCGTCAAGCTGGAACTCGACGCCCTCAATCGTCCTCTGGCGTTCTACGGCCACACCGTTCACGAACTGTGCGAACGCCTGCCCCACTTTGAAGCCGGGGAATTCGCTCCTTCCTTCGACTCCGAAGAAGCCCGCAAGGGCTGGTGCCTCTACAAGCTCGGCTGCAAGGGTCCGGTGACCTACAACAACTGCCCCAAGGCCCTGTTCAACGACGTGAACTGGCCCGTGGCCGCCGGACATCCCTGCATAGGCTGTTCCGAACCGAACTTCTGGGACAAGCTGACCCCCTTCTATGAAAACTAG